The sequence below is a genomic window from Draconibacterium halophilum.
TATTTCACTGGTACACGATAATCCAGAGCAAATTGAAGGGAAAGTAAATGGACAGGGCATCGTTATTCTTACACAGTATGTGAAGAAGAACTAGGAAAACTAACTTTGAAATATGAAAAGATGCCATCTTTATTTACGTTTTGTAGAAAGATGGCATCTTTGTTTTGTAGCAATGATAGGCAAAAACAGATAAAAATGAATGTATTTACAAATAAAGAAATAGCAGGCGCTTACGATGCCTATTATCAAACTCCGGCAGGAAAAGAAATTGATACGATAGAAGAAAAGCTCATTACCAATGCGCTGAAAAAATTGCCAAAAGGGAAAATGCTGGAACTCGGTTGTGGAACCGGTCATTGGACAGAGCTGTTTGTAAACATGGGTTTTGATGTTGTTGCCACTGATATTTCGGATGCGATGTTGCGTAAGGCTATTGAGAAAAACCTGGCGACAGAAATTTTAAAAGCCGATGCAGCAGAGTTGCCTTTTAAAAACGAAAGTTTTGATGTGGTGGCTTCGGTAACAATGATGGAGTTTGTAAACAACAAAGAAGTGGTGTTGAACGAAATCTATCGTGTTTTAAAACCGGGAGGATATTTATTACTGGGGTGTCTGAATGGAACTTCGCAGCTGGCAAAAAATGCGGCTAACGATCCGGTATTCAAAAATGCAGCATTCTACGTTCCTGAAAGTTTAGAGAAAGATCTAATGAAGTTCGGAACGTCTGAGCTGTCGTCAGGAGTGCATTTTGCTCCCGATTTCAAGGTAATGGACCGAACTACTGAGAAAGATAATCACGAACCGGCTTTTATGGTTGCGCTGGTTCAGAAAAACAAATAATCATGCAAGTTGCTGTTGAAATTAGTCTTTACCCCTTAAGTGACGATTTTGATAAACCGATCGATACTTTTTTGTCACTTTTGGCAAACTGCGAAACAATTGATGTTGAGCCCGGTAAAATGAGCAGTATTCTAACCGGCGAGTTAGCTGAGATTATGAAAGTCTTAACTCAAGCCATGGATCAGGTCTTCGCAGAAAATCCGGCCGTTTTTAACCTGAAGATTTCGAATTGCTGCCCGGTGTAGCACTGAATCTTGAGCTGGTGACTTTTAATTCTCCTGTTCAACGGTCATTAAGAAAAGTGATAGCCTCACTCGAAGTGAGACCATCACCAATTATATTGTTTTGAATCGCTTATTCGCTTAATTCCTTAATTCGGATATTCCTGAACCACAATTCCGAGCCATGGCCCAGGAATCCGATAAAACCTTTTTCGCGTTGCAGACCGGGATGTTCCTTTCCATCCGGAGTGCCATTTTTGCGGGCATCAGCAAGATCGCCATCAAGAATCACTTCGCCGTTCAAGGTGATTTTTATTTTAGTTCCTTTCACCACCACTTCCTGCGTATTCCAATCGCCAACCGGATTTAAATAGCCGCGCTTGGCCGGAATAGTACCATAAACTGATCCGTGGTATTGATACTCGTGCAGGTTGGCATAAATAGGTGCCGTGTTATCCAGAATTTGCAGTTCCATACCTACATAAGCCGCGTCGCCTTCAAGCGGGGTACGAATTCCCAAACCATTGTTGGCGCCCGGAGTGAGTTTGAACTCAAAACGGAAAACAAAGTCGCTGTATTCTTTTTCGGTGTACAGGTTCCCGTGGCCACCTGCTTTCGGATTTACAACCAGCTCGCCGTTCTCGGCATAATAATCGGTTTTGTTTCCCTGCCAGCCATCGAGGTTTTTACCATTAAACAACGAAACAAATCCTTCGCCAATTTCTTCCTGTGTTAAGCCTATTTCGTCGGTATTAATTTCGCGCACATACACATCGCGGAAAGCCAACTCGTTGCCGTGTGCCTGCAGTTCAATTGTTCCTTCACTGAAAATCGGAATACTGCGGTC
It includes:
- a CDS encoding class I SAM-dependent methyltransferase; the encoded protein is MNVFTNKEIAGAYDAYYQTPAGKEIDTIEEKLITNALKKLPKGKMLELGCGTGHWTELFVNMGFDVVATDISDAMLRKAIEKNLATEILKADAAELPFKNESFDVVASVTMMEFVNNKEVVLNEIYRVLKPGGYLLLGCLNGTSQLAKNAANDPVFKNAAFYVPESLEKDLMKFGTSELSSGVHFAPDFKVMDRTTEKDNHEPAFMVALVQKNK
- a CDS encoding YkoF family thiamine/hydroxymethylpyrimidine-binding protein — translated: MQVAVEISLYPLSDDFDKPIDTFLSLLANCETIDVEPGKMSSILTGELAEIMKVLTQAMDQVFAENPAVFNLKISNCCPV